The following proteins come from a genomic window of Sphingobium cloacae:
- the ribB gene encoding 3,4-dihydroxy-2-butanone-4-phosphate synthase, translating into MSVALIDSLRSLVTEGGMSRSGLARAAGLHANSLRRLGETDWNPTAETLGKLESYLLRREGGTALASPEEIINEARNGRMFILVDDEDRENEGDLVIPAQMATPDAINFMATHGRGLICLALTKSRVDELGLDLMSRNNGTRHETAFTVSIEAREGVTTGISAADRARTVSVAIDGSKGREDIVSPGHVFPLVAKDGGVLVRTGHTEAAVDVARLAGLNPSGVICEVMKDDGTMARLDDLIPFARKHGMKIGTIRDLIAYRRRHDHMVERRAETTFASQWGGEWKAISFYNKATQTDQMVLQKGHVDPEQPTLVRMHQMSILDDVYGATGPRGNLLTRSMEIVGEAGAGIIVVLTMQGNASEFVTRFLERHAGKARPDMDDELRDYGVGAQILAELGVHDMILLTNSNHSLVALDGYDLAVVGQRPIDL; encoded by the coding sequence ATGTCCGTCGCCCTTATCGATTCGCTTCGTTCGCTCGTCACCGAAGGGGGCATGTCCCGTTCGGGGCTCGCCCGCGCCGCCGGCCTGCACGCCAACAGCCTGCGCCGCCTGGGCGAAACCGACTGGAACCCCACCGCGGAAACGCTGGGCAAGCTGGAATCCTACCTGCTGCGGCGGGAGGGCGGCACGGCGCTCGCCAGCCCCGAAGAGATCATCAACGAAGCGCGCAACGGCCGCATGTTCATCCTGGTCGACGACGAGGACCGCGAGAATGAGGGCGACCTGGTCATCCCCGCGCAGATGGCGACGCCCGACGCGATCAACTTCATGGCGACCCACGGGCGCGGCCTCATCTGCCTAGCGCTGACCAAGAGCCGGGTGGACGAACTGGGCCTCGACCTCATGAGCCGCAACAACGGGACGCGGCACGAAACCGCCTTCACCGTGTCGATCGAGGCGCGCGAGGGCGTCACTACCGGCATCAGCGCCGCCGACCGCGCCCGCACCGTCTCCGTCGCGATCGACGGGTCGAAGGGGCGCGAGGACATCGTGTCGCCGGGGCATGTCTTCCCGCTGGTCGCCAAGGACGGCGGCGTGCTGGTGCGCACCGGCCATACCGAGGCGGCGGTCGACGTGGCGCGGCTGGCGGGCCTCAATCCTTCCGGCGTCATCTGCGAGGTGATGAAGGACGACGGCACCATGGCGCGGCTCGACGACCTCATCCCCTTCGCGCGGAAGCACGGGATGAAGATCGGCACCATCCGCGACCTGATCGCCTATCGCCGCCGTCACGACCATATGGTCGAACGGCGCGCGGAAACGACCTTCGCCAGCCAATGGGGCGGCGAATGGAAGGCGATCAGCTTCTATAACAAGGCGACCCAGACCGACCAGATGGTGTTGCAGAAGGGGCATGTCGATCCCGAGCAGCCGACGCTGGTGCGGATGCACCAGATGTCGATCCTGGACGATGTGTACGGCGCGACCGGGCCGCGCGGCAATCTGCTGACACGATCGATGGAGATCGTCGGCGAAGCGGGCGCGGGCATCATCGTCGTCCTGACGATGCAGGGCAACGCATCGGAATTCGTCACCCGCTTCCTGGAGCGCCACGCGGGCAAGGCGCGTCCCGACATGGACGACGAACTGCGCGATTACGGCGTGGGCGCGCAAATCCTGGCGGAGCTGGGCGTGCACGACATGATCCTGCTCACCAACAGCAACCACAGTCTCGTCGCGCTGGACGGCTATGACCTGGCGGTCGTCGGCCAGCGGCCCATCGACCTCTGA
- the feoB gene encoding ferrous iron transporter B yields MSTLPLVALVGNPNAGKSALFNALTGARQKLGNYPGVTVERKAGRLSLSDGRPVELVDLPGTYSLSPASPDEQVTRDVVLGKQDGEKRPDALVIVVDASNLDNHLRFALELIALGLPTIVALNMVDLATRDGLELDAAVLSRELGVPVIPTVAVRKRGLDHLRQDLERLIDGEAATPRPVSAERDFDTLRAEARRIARAAIVRETASRRWTAAVDRVALHPVFGLLLLLGLLFVMFQAVYAWSEAPIAMIEGLAETASRAVSDALPDSIFRSFLVDGVINGVGSVVVFLPQILILFFFILMLEATGYMVRAAFLMDGLMEKVGLSGRAFIPLLSSFACAVPGIMATRTISDPRDRLTTILIAPLMTCSARLPVYAVIIGAFIPARDVGWGIGLQGLVLFILYLAGIVGAMLVALALRMTVTKGKSGGFLMEMPKYQWPRWQDIVLGLWQRAFIFLKRAGTIIFASTVILWVLLSFPRVPDDNPASQVDHSIAGRIAGGLNVVLEPVGFNRDISLALIPAMAAREVAVSALATVYSIDAGDDEEKLERSLGERLKDNWPLPTALAFLAWFIFAPQCISTIAVTRRETNGWKWPAFMVGYLFVLAYLAAGATYWTATALGLG; encoded by the coding sequence ATGAGCACGTTGCCGCTGGTCGCGCTGGTCGGCAATCCCAATGCCGGGAAAAGCGCGCTGTTCAATGCGCTGACCGGCGCGCGGCAGAAGCTGGGCAATTATCCGGGCGTCACCGTGGAGCGCAAGGCGGGGCGGCTGTCGCTGTCCGACGGGCGGCCGGTGGAGCTGGTCGACCTGCCCGGCACCTACAGCCTGTCGCCCGCCAGCCCCGACGAGCAGGTGACGCGCGACGTGGTGCTGGGCAAGCAGGATGGCGAGAAGCGGCCCGACGCGCTGGTGATCGTCGTGGATGCGTCCAATCTCGACAATCATCTGCGTTTCGCGCTGGAACTGATCGCGCTGGGGCTGCCGACGATCGTGGCGCTCAACATGGTCGATCTGGCGACGCGGGACGGGCTGGAACTGGACGCGGCGGTGCTGTCGCGGGAACTGGGCGTGCCGGTCATCCCGACCGTCGCGGTGCGCAAGCGGGGCCTCGACCATCTGCGCCAGGATCTGGAAAGACTGATCGACGGGGAGGCGGCGACACCGCGCCCCGTCTCCGCCGAGCGGGATTTCGACACGCTGCGGGCCGAGGCGCGGCGGATCGCGCGGGCGGCCATCGTCAGGGAAACGGCGTCGCGGCGGTGGACGGCGGCGGTGGACCGGGTGGCGCTGCATCCGGTGTTCGGCCTGCTGCTGCTGCTGGGGCTGCTGTTCGTGATGTTCCAGGCGGTCTACGCCTGGTCCGAAGCGCCCATCGCGATGATCGAGGGGCTGGCGGAAACGGCGAGCAGGGCCGTTAGCGACGCCCTGCCGGACAGCATATTCCGGTCCTTCCTGGTCGACGGGGTCATCAACGGCGTCGGGTCGGTGGTGGTGTTCCTGCCGCAGATCCTGATCCTGTTCTTCTTCATCCTGATGCTGGAGGCGACCGGCTATATGGTCCGCGCCGCCTTCCTGATGGACGGGCTGATGGAGAAGGTGGGGCTGTCGGGGCGGGCCTTCATCCCGCTCCTTTCCTCCTTCGCCTGCGCGGTGCCGGGGATCATGGCGACGCGCACCATATCCGATCCCAGGGACCGGCTGACGACCATCCTCATCGCGCCGCTGATGACCTGTTCGGCGCGGCTGCCGGTCTATGCGGTCATCATCGGCGCCTTCATCCCGGCGCGTGACGTGGGATGGGGCATCGGCCTGCAAGGGCTGGTGCTGTTCATCCTCTATCTGGCGGGGATCGTGGGGGCGATGCTGGTGGCGCTGGCGCTGCGGATGACCGTCACCAAGGGGAAGAGCGGCGGATTCCTGATGGAAATGCCCAAATATCAATGGCCGCGATGGCAGGACATCGTGCTGGGCCTGTGGCAGCGGGCGTTCATTTTCCTCAAGCGCGCGGGGACGATCATCTTCGCGTCCACGGTCATCCTGTGGGTGCTGCTGAGCTTTCCGCGGGTGCCGGACGACAATCCCGCCAGCCAGGTCGACCACAGCATCGCCGGACGGATCGCGGGCGGGCTCAACGTCGTGCTGGAGCCGGTGGGCTTCAACCGCGACATATCGCTGGCGCTGATCCCGGCCATGGCGGCGCGGGAAGTGGCGGTGTCGGCGCTGGCGACGGTCTATTCCATCGACGCGGGCGACGATGAGGAGAAGCTGGAACGGAGCCTGGGCGAGCGGTTGAAGGACAACTGGCCCTTGCCGACGGCGCTGGCCTTTCTCGCCTGGTTCATCTTCGCGCCGCAATGCATCTCCACCATCGCGGTGACGCGGCGGGAAACCAACGGGTGGAAATGGCCCGCCTTCATGGTCGGCTATCTGTTCGTGCTGGCCTATCTGGCGGCCGGCGCGACCTATTGGACGGCGACCGCCCTCGGCCTGGGCTAG
- a CDS encoding aldose 1-epimerase family protein, with protein sequence MKEQLIGIGSGGLRAAIHPLGAELWSLTDADGREWMTDADPRWWTGHAPLLFPFVGRSRGDAYRWEGREYPMPQHGFARRREFALVERAEDSAIFRLEADGKTRAVYPFDFRLDMAFAVEGETLRMTATVTNRGEADMPFSFGYHPAFAWPLPHGGAVEEHRIVFEKGEPAPIRKVGDEPGLIARESAASPVDGDTLAPTYAMFEGDALIWDRLESRSLTWGVPGHRRLKIGFPDTPWLGLWQKPGAHYLCVEPWAGMADLVGFTGDVWEKQGIMRLAPGAARGFRMDVALVE encoded by the coding sequence ATGAAGGAACAGTTGATCGGCATCGGTTCGGGCGGACTGCGCGCCGCCATTCATCCGCTGGGCGCGGAATTATGGTCGCTGACGGACGCGGACGGGCGGGAGTGGATGACGGATGCCGATCCGCGCTGGTGGACCGGCCATGCGCCGCTGCTCTTTCCCTTTGTCGGGCGGTCGCGGGGCGATGCCTATCGGTGGGAAGGGCGGGAATACCCGATGCCGCAGCATGGCTTCGCGCGGCGCAGAGAGTTCGCGCTGGTCGAGCGGGCGGAGGACAGCGCCATCTTCCGGCTGGAGGCGGATGGGAAGACGCGGGCGGTCTATCCGTTCGATTTCCGGCTGGACATGGCGTTCGCGGTGGAGGGCGAGACGCTGCGCATGACCGCGACGGTGACGAACCGGGGAGAGGCGGACATGCCCTTTTCCTTCGGCTATCATCCCGCCTTCGCCTGGCCGCTGCCCCATGGCGGGGCGGTGGAGGAACATCGCATCGTCTTCGAGAAGGGGGAACCCGCGCCGATCCGCAAGGTGGGGGACGAGCCGGGGCTGATCGCGCGGGAGAGCGCGGCGTCGCCGGTGGACGGCGACACGCTCGCGCCGACTTATGCGATGTTCGAGGGCGACGCATTGATCTGGGACCGGCTGGAAAGCCGCAGCCTGACCTGGGGCGTGCCGGGGCACAGGCGGTTGAAGATCGGCTTTCCCGATACGCCGTGGCTCGGCCTCTGGCAGAAGCCGGGGGCGCATTATCTCTGCGTCGAGCCTTGGGCGGGGATGGCCGATCTGGTCGGCTTCACCGGCGATGTGTGGGAGAAGCAGGGGATCATGCGGCTGGCTCCCGGCGCGGCGCGCGGGTTCCGCATGGACGTGGCGCTGGTGGAGTAA
- a CDS encoding DMT family transporter, which yields MASSIPIPQKPVPVIAFPALVLANIFLAVGPVLVRLSDVGPIAAAFWRLALAIPFLFLLALPKLRAAALDRRQWGLMIVAGLFFAADLATWHAGIHHTKVANSTIFGNVSALALPLWGLLVLRLPMHRPQLLALLLALAGGGILMGGSYELSPRYLRGDLLCLLAGLLYTGYLVSVQDVRQRLDNWSVLAVSSLSGAVPLLLVSLGMGEKVMPTDWTPLVALALSSQLIGQGMLTYAIGWFSPLVLGLSLMIQPAVSALLGWMLFDEGMRAIDLFGMVAIAVALILVRLPWGARAGAAE from the coding sequence ATGGCGAGTTCAATCCCCATCCCGCAAAAGCCTGTACCCGTCATCGCCTTTCCCGCGCTCGTCCTGGCGAATATTTTCCTGGCGGTCGGTCCGGTTCTGGTCCGGCTGAGCGATGTGGGGCCGATCGCGGCGGCCTTCTGGCGGCTGGCGCTGGCCATTCCCTTCCTGTTCCTGCTGGCGCTGCCGAAATTGCGGGCGGCGGCGCTGGACCGGCGGCAATGGGGCCTGATGATCGTGGCGGGCCTGTTCTTCGCCGCCGATCTGGCGACATGGCATGCGGGCATCCACCATACCAAGGTCGCCAATTCCACCATCTTCGGCAATGTGAGCGCGCTCGCCCTGCCGCTATGGGGATTGCTGGTCCTGCGCCTGCCGATGCACCGGCCGCAGCTTCTGGCGCTGCTGCTGGCGCTGGCAGGCGGCGGGATATTGATGGGGGGAAGCTATGAACTGTCGCCCCGCTATCTGCGCGGCGACCTGCTCTGCCTGCTCGCGGGGCTGCTCTATACCGGCTATCTGGTGAGCGTGCAGGACGTGCGCCAGCGGCTCGACAACTGGTCGGTGCTGGCCGTCTCCAGCCTGTCCGGCGCGGTGCCGCTGCTGCTGGTCTCGCTCGGCATGGGGGAGAAGGTCATGCCGACCGACTGGACGCCGCTGGTCGCGCTCGCGCTGTCGAGCCAGTTGATCGGCCAAGGGATGCTGACCTACGCCATCGGCTGGTTCTCTCCGCTCGTGCTGGGGCTGAGCCTGATGATCCAGCCCGCCGTGTCGGCGCTGCTGGGATGGATGCTGTTCGACGAAGGCATGCGGGCGATCGACCTTTTCGGGATGGTGGCGATCGCGGTCGCGCTGATCCTGGTGCGGCTCCCCTGGGGAGCGAGGGCCGGAGCGGCGGAATAG
- a CDS encoding alkene reductase: MPTLFDPIQLGAIAASNRILMAPLTRARATRDHVPTPIMADYYAQRAGAGLIISEATGISRQGLGWPHAPGLWTAAQVEAWKPVTQAVHEAGGRIVAQLWHMGRLVHSSMAGAQPVSSSPAAAPGEAHTYEGKQPYETPRALRIDEIPALLDSYAAAARNAIAAGFDGVQIHAANGYLIDQFLRDGVNRRDDDYGGSAENRVRLLREVTESVAGAIGADRTAVRLSPNGATQGTDDSDPSSLFSVAAQALDRIGIAFLELRELGAGGTFGRSDVPCQSPLIRRHFSGPLVLNSDYDATRAQADLDSGLADAISFGRPFIANPDLPLRLRRDAPLNDWDVATFYSGGAEGYVDYPALEEAA, encoded by the coding sequence ATGCCGACCCTGTTCGACCCGATCCAGCTGGGCGCCATCGCCGCGTCCAACCGCATCCTGATGGCGCCGCTCACCCGCGCGCGGGCCACGCGCGATCATGTGCCCACGCCGATCATGGCGGACTATTACGCCCAGCGGGCCGGAGCGGGGCTGATCATCAGCGAGGCGACGGGCATTTCGCGGCAGGGGCTGGGCTGGCCCCATGCGCCGGGCCTCTGGACCGCCGCGCAGGTCGAGGCATGGAAGCCCGTGACGCAGGCCGTCCATGAGGCGGGCGGGCGGATCGTCGCCCAGCTCTGGCATATGGGTCGTCTCGTCCATTCCAGCATGGCGGGCGCGCAGCCCGTCTCCTCCAGTCCCGCCGCCGCGCCCGGCGAGGCCCACACCTATGAAGGCAAGCAGCCCTATGAAACGCCGCGCGCGTTGCGGATCGATGAAATCCCCGCCCTGCTGGACAGCTATGCGGCCGCTGCCCGCAACGCCATCGCGGCCGGTTTCGACGGGGTGCAGATCCATGCTGCCAACGGCTATCTGATCGACCAGTTCCTCCGCGACGGCGTCAACCGGCGGGACGACGATTATGGCGGCAGCGCGGAGAATCGCGTCCGCCTGCTGCGCGAGGTGACGGAAAGCGTCGCGGGCGCGATCGGCGCGGACCGCACCGCCGTCCGCCTCTCCCCCAATGGCGCGACGCAGGGCACGGACGACAGCGATCCGTCCAGCCTGTTCTCCGTCGCGGCGCAGGCGCTCGACCGGATCGGCATCGCCTTCCTCGAACTGCGCGAACTCGGCGCGGGCGGCACTTTTGGCCGCAGCGACGTGCCGTGCCAGTCGCCGCTCATCCGCCGGCATTTCTCCGGTCCGCTGGTGCTCAACAGCGATTATGACGCCACGCGGGCGCAGGCCGATCTCGACAGCGGGCTGGCCGACGCGATCAGCTTCGGCCGTCCCTTCATCGCCAATCCCGACCTGCCGCTGCGCCTGCGCCGGGATGCCCCGCTCAACGACTGGGACGTGGCGACCTTCTACAGCGGCGGCGCGGAAGGCTATGTCGACTACCCCGCGCTGGAAGAGGCCGCTTAG
- a CDS encoding FeoA family protein: MRLTELPLRQPAYVDAIDWNALSETEGQRLREFGLCEGASVEALNHGGIFGHGPLACKVGRMTIAMRRSHAAAITVRTGPERIAAEGEAV, encoded by the coding sequence TTGCGCCTGACCGAATTGCCGCTGCGACAGCCTGCCTATGTGGACGCCATCGACTGGAACGCTCTGTCGGAGACGGAGGGGCAGCGCCTGCGCGAGTTCGGCCTGTGCGAAGGAGCAAGCGTCGAGGCGTTGAACCATGGCGGGATTTTCGGCCACGGTCCCCTTGCCTGCAAGGTCGGGCGCATGACCATCGCCATGCGCCGCAGCCATGCCGCGGCGATCACCGTGCGCACGGGGCCTGAGAGAATCGCGGCTGAGGGAGAAGCGGTATGA
- a CDS encoding COQ9 family protein, whose translation MTMEEPTLDEMRDALAPLLARHAAFDGWKPEAIAMAAAGKGIDADIAALAFPGGAMDMIDAWFASIDARMTDALPAPTLASLSIRARITALVEARLTLLAPDREALRRAVAVMAMPRNAARAAKLGWRAADAMWRAAGDEATDFSHYSKRTTLAGVYAATLLVFLDDESDDHAESRAFLARRIEDVMRFERTKARFRGAGGGERLSLSRFIGRLRYPAI comes from the coding sequence ATGACCATGGAAGAGCCGACCCTGGACGAAATGCGCGACGCGCTGGCCCCCCTGCTGGCGCGCCATGCCGCTTTCGACGGCTGGAAACCGGAAGCCATTGCCATGGCCGCGGCCGGGAAAGGCATCGACGCGGACATCGCGGCGCTGGCCTTTCCCGGCGGGGCGATGGACATGATCGACGCATGGTTCGCCAGCATCGACGCGCGGATGACGGATGCGCTGCCCGCGCCAACGCTGGCCAGCCTGTCGATCCGCGCGCGAATCACCGCTCTGGTCGAAGCGCGCCTGACCCTGCTCGCGCCCGACCGGGAGGCGTTGCGCCGGGCGGTCGCGGTCATGGCCATGCCGCGTAACGCCGCCCGCGCGGCGAAGCTGGGCTGGCGCGCCGCCGATGCGATGTGGCGCGCGGCCGGCGACGAGGCGACGGATTTCAGCCATTACAGCAAGCGCACGACGCTGGCGGGCGTCTATGCGGCGACCCTCCTGGTGTTCCTGGACGATGAGAGTGACGATCATGCGGAAAGCCGCGCCTTCCTGGCCCGGCGGATCGAGGATGTGATGCGTTTCGAGCGGACCAAGGCGCGGTTCAGGGGCGCGGGCGGCGGCGAGCGGCTCAGCCTCTCGCGGTTCATCGGGCGGTTGCGCTATCCCGCGATCTGA
- a CDS encoding peptide chain release factor 3 — protein sequence MTTPSRRTFAIISHPDAGKTTLTEKLLLEGGAIHLAGEVKARGANRRARSDWMKIEQQRGISVTSSVMTFERDGVTFNLLDTPGHEDFSEDTYRTLTAVDSAVMVIDAAKGIEPQTRKLFEVCRLRNVPIITFVNKVDREGRDPFALLDEVADALALDVCPMSWPVGMGGTFEGIYDFSKNRLRQPSGPSKEFEGKEVHVQGLRDDALADHLSAQGLETLREEAELAVGGYADFDLAAYRHGDLTPVYFGSALKLFGVNELIDALSRHAPPPRAQPAEPAPVEPEDSEVTGFIFKVQANMDPQHRDRIAFMRLCSGRFRRGMKLTPSGSGKPIAVHSPILFFAQDREIADEAFPGDIIGIPNHGTLRVGDTLSEKAGVRFTGLPNFAPEILRRVALKDPTKTKQLRKALDDLSEEGVIQVFYPEIGSAWSVGVVGQLQLDVLISRLEAEYKVAAVLEPSPFDTARWISGSEAAVKELVAYNGANMARDRDGNLVFMAKSAWDVGYQQERHPDVKFSATRER from the coding sequence ATGACGACACCTTCCCGCCGCACCTTCGCGATCATTTCCCACCCCGACGCGGGCAAGACCACGCTCACCGAAAAGCTGCTGCTGGAAGGCGGCGCGATCCATCTGGCGGGCGAGGTCAAGGCGCGCGGCGCGAACCGGCGCGCCCGGTCCGACTGGATGAAGATCGAGCAGCAGCGCGGCATTTCCGTCACCTCCTCCGTCATGACGTTCGAGCGCGACGGCGTGACCTTCAACCTGCTCGACACGCCGGGGCACGAGGATTTCTCGGAGGATACCTATCGCACGCTGACGGCGGTGGATTCGGCGGTGATGGTGATCGACGCCGCCAAGGGCATCGAGCCGCAGACGCGCAAGCTGTTCGAGGTGTGCCGGCTGCGCAACGTGCCGATCATCACCTTCGTCAACAAGGTGGATCGGGAAGGCCGCGACCCCTTCGCCCTGCTGGACGAGGTGGCGGACGCGCTGGCGCTGGACGTGTGCCCGATGAGCTGGCCGGTCGGCATGGGCGGGACGTTCGAGGGCATATACGACTTTTCGAAGAACCGCCTGCGCCAGCCGAGCGGACCCAGCAAGGAGTTCGAGGGCAAGGAAGTCCATGTGCAGGGGCTGCGTGACGATGCGCTGGCGGACCATCTGTCGGCGCAGGGGCTGGAGACGCTGCGCGAGGAGGCGGAGCTGGCGGTGGGCGGCTATGCCGATTTCGATCTGGCGGCCTATCGGCATGGCGACCTGACGCCGGTCTATTTCGGGTCGGCGCTGAAGCTGTTCGGGGTGAACGAATTGATCGACGCCCTGAGCCGGCACGCGCCGCCGCCGCGCGCGCAACCGGCCGAGCCCGCGCCGGTGGAGCCGGAGGACAGCGAAGTCACCGGCTTCATCTTCAAGGTGCAAGCCAATATGGACCCGCAGCATCGCGACCGCATCGCCTTCATGCGGCTGTGTTCCGGCAGGTTCCGGCGGGGCATGAAGCTGACGCCCAGCGGGTCGGGCAAGCCGATCGCGGTGCATTCGCCGATCCTCTTCTTCGCGCAGGACCGCGAGATCGCGGACGAGGCTTTTCCCGGCGACATCATCGGGATTCCCAACCATGGCACCTTGCGGGTGGGCGATACGCTGAGCGAGAAAGCGGGGGTGCGGTTCACGGGGCTGCCCAATTTCGCGCCGGAAATATTGCGGCGCGTGGCGCTGAAGGACCCGACCAAGACGAAGCAGCTTCGCAAGGCGCTGGACGATCTTTCGGAGGAAGGCGTGATCCAGGTCTTCTATCCGGAGATCGGCAGCGCATGGAGCGTGGGCGTTGTAGGGCAGTTGCAGCTCGACGTGCTGATTTCGCGGCTGGAGGCGGAATATAAGGTCGCCGCCGTGCTGGAACCCTCCCCCTTCGACACGGCGCGGTGGATTTCCGGGAGCGAGGCGGCGGTCAAGGAACTGGTGGCCTATAACGGCGCGAACATGGCGCGGGACCGCGACGGCAACCTCGTCTTCATGGCAAAAAGCGCCTGGGACGTGGGCTATCAGCAGGAACGCCACCCCGACGTGAAGTTCAGCGCGACGCGGGAGCGGTAG
- a CDS encoding riboflavin synthase yields the protein MFTGIITDIGTIRSSEQRGDLRLVIGCGYDMEGVAIGASIACSGACLTVVEKGTDWFAVDLSAETVAHTAPGLWRQGGKLNLERALKVGDELGGHIVTGHVDGVGTLASATAEGDSTRLVIRAPADLAPALAAKGSITVDGISLTVNGVEDQPDGSVHFGLNIIPHTAAATTLEELPEGRAFNLEIDVLARYLDRMQSLRQRTM from the coding sequence ATGTTCACCGGCATCATCACCGACATCGGCACCATCCGCTCCAGCGAGCAGCGCGGCGACCTGCGGCTTGTGATCGGGTGCGGTTACGACATGGAGGGCGTGGCCATCGGGGCGTCGATCGCCTGTTCGGGGGCCTGTCTGACGGTGGTGGAGAAGGGGACGGACTGGTTCGCCGTCGACCTGTCCGCCGAAACGGTGGCGCACACCGCGCCGGGGCTGTGGCGGCAGGGCGGCAAGCTCAATCTGGAACGGGCGCTCAAGGTCGGGGACGAGCTGGGCGGGCATATCGTGACAGGCCATGTGGATGGCGTGGGGACATTGGCGTCGGCGACGGCGGAGGGCGATTCCACCCGCCTCGTCATCCGCGCGCCCGCCGATCTTGCGCCCGCGCTCGCAGCCAAGGGGTCGATCACCGTGGACGGCATCTCGCTGACCGTGAACGGCGTGGAGGACCAGCCGGACGGATCGGTGCATTTCGGGTTGAACATCATCCCGCACACGGCAGCGGCGACGACGCTGGAAGAGCTGCCCGAAGGGCGCGCCTTCAATCTGGAGATCGACGTGCTGGCCCGCTATCTCGACCGGATGCAGAGCCTGCGCCAGCGCACAATGTGA
- the metW gene encoding methionine biosynthesis protein MetW: MSRTQPGGRRLPARRPRLSGAALRPDLALIARTVASGARVLDVGCGDGALMAALRDAKQVDARGLEIDGDNVAAAVGRGLSVVQGDADSDLAYYPDQSFDYAILSQTLQTTRRPDRVVEELLRIGRQAFVSFPNFAHWRGRLSLMWGGRMPVTRLLPDTWYDTLNIHHVTVDDFRALVKERGWTIDGQWFLKGDRETTHANANLFAEHAVFLLRR; encoded by the coding sequence ATGTCCCGAACTCAACCGGGTGGTCGACGGCTTCCTGCGCGGAGGCCGCGCTTGAGCGGGGCGGCGTTGCGCCCCGACCTCGCCCTCATCGCCCGCACCGTGGCGTCGGGCGCGCGGGTGCTGGACGTGGGCTGCGGCGACGGCGCGCTGATGGCGGCGCTGCGCGACGCGAAGCAGGTGGACGCGCGTGGTCTGGAGATCGACGGGGATAATGTCGCCGCCGCCGTGGGACGCGGGCTTTCGGTGGTGCAGGGCGACGCGGACAGCGACCTTGCCTATTATCCCGACCAGAGCTTCGACTATGCGATCCTCAGCCAGACGCTCCAGACGACCCGGCGGCCCGACCGCGTGGTGGAGGAGCTGCTGCGGATCGGCAGGCAGGCCTTCGTCTCCTTCCCCAATTTCGCGCATTGGCGCGGGCGGCTGTCGCTGATGTGGGGCGGGCGGATGCCGGTGACGCGCCTGCTGCCCGACACCTGGTATGACACGCTCAACATCCACCATGTCACCGTCGATGATTTCCGCGCGCTGGTGAAGGAACGCGGCTGGACCATCGACGGGCAATGGTTCCTGAAAGGGGATCGCGAGACCACCCACGCGAACGCCAACCTGTTCGCCGAACATGCGGTGTTCCTGCTGCGGCGCTAG
- the ribH gene encoding 6,7-dimethyl-8-ribityllumazine synthase — translation MAKFLIVEARFYDHLNDLLIEGAGAALEEAGHKYDVVTVPGALEIPGAIALAAESGRYDGFVAIGVVIRGETYHFEVVSNESARGLMALGMDGIAIGNGILTVENEAQALTRARRTEKDKGGEAAKAAIAMLRLREQFGG, via the coding sequence ATGGCCAAGTTCCTGATCGTCGAAGCGCGTTTCTACGACCATCTCAACGACCTGCTGATCGAAGGCGCGGGCGCCGCGCTGGAGGAAGCGGGGCATAAATATGACGTGGTCACCGTGCCGGGCGCGCTGGAGATCCCCGGCGCGATCGCGCTGGCGGCGGAAAGCGGGCGCTATGACGGCTTCGTCGCGATCGGCGTGGTGATCCGCGGCGAAACCTATCATTTCGAGGTGGTGTCGAACGAAAGCGCGCGCGGCCTGATGGCGCTCGGCATGGACGGCATCGCCATCGGCAACGGCATCCTGACGGTCGAGAACGAGGCGCAGGCCCTGACCCGCGCCCGCCGCACCGAAAAGGACAAGGGCGGCGAGGCGGCAAAGGCCGCCATCGCCATGCTCCGGCTGCGCGAGCAGTTCGGAGGCTGA